GATCTTGCTATTGATATTAAATCTACACCGTTATGATAATAAAATTTTTGGTCCTGACTTAAAACAACAGCTTTTATAATAAATGGTGATATATTATCTATATCAATCCATCTTTCTTGTCTATTCTCTTCTAATGATTTCAAATTGATTTGTACTATATTCTTATTAGAATCACTAATAGTCAAAAATAAAACACTAAAAAAAATAACAATAGTAGCACTTTTAGCTATAAATTTAGTTTTTTTGTATTTTAATACCCTTTTGATTCGTTTTTTTACATTACTTTCTCCAAATGCAATTGTTGATGCTGCTATTATATTACTTTTATCTACTGTAAAGCTTAACAAGGCTTCTGCATATTTTTTTTTGAACTTTCCTTTTGTAATCTGCATTACTTTTTCATCACAAGCTCTTTCCATATCAGTATGATATAATACAAGAGCTATCCATACTATGGGATTGAACCAATGTAAACAAGCTATAAAAATAGATATTAGTTTAATAAGATTATCTTTTCTTTTTATATGTACTACTTCATGTAAAAGTACTGCTTTTAAGATATCCTTATTTTTGTCTTTTGTAATATAAGTTGGTATTATAATTTTAGGGTTAAATACACCGCATACTACTGGTGTATCAATCCATTCTACAGTATAAATTCTTATATTTTTACCATTTAATAATTCTATAATATTAGCTGTTTCTTTTGTATTATATCTAATAGCTTCTTTAAATTTATTAATGCTAAGTATATAGCTAGTGCTAAGTACTATGATTAAAGCAATAGTTATCATTATCCAAATTATCGGAATCAAATTGTTATCAACTTGAGTACCATTACTTACTATGTCATGATTCAACTTATAATAATTTTCTAATTGTATGTTTTTATTTGAATTTTTGTAAATAATTTGCATATCATTTATACTTGGTAAATAATTAAACATACTTGATTCACTTGCAAAAGTAATTGGTACAATTAATCTAACCAATAATAAACTCCACAGTGAATAACTAAAAAAGGCTGACAATTTTTTACCTAATATCAACCTTATTAGCATAATTAACAGCGCAACAAAAGTTGATAAAAAACTCATATATAATACTATATAAAATATAATACTTATTCCTTTATTCATCTTTATCAATATACTCTTCTATCATATTTGCTAATTCTTTAGCTTCTTTTTTTGAAATTTTGTTTTTGTTTAAAAATGATGCTAAAAACATTTTTATTGAACCACCATATATTTTACCTAAAATTTCATCCCCCTTAGTCTGTTGCACTTCTTCTCTTTCTACTAAATAAGAAACAACTGCATTTTCATTTTTCAATATTCCTCTTTGGGATAATCTTCTTAATACAGTGTATGTAGTTGATTTTTTCCAACCTAAACTAGCTTCGACGATTCTTACCAACTCCGTAGAATTAATTGGAGCATTATCCCAAATTAAATTCATAAACTTCATTTCTGAATCTGATAATTTTATTTCTATCATATTTTCCTCCTTAGGCCTACTATTGTAGATCTGAAATTAGTTTACAATAGTAGACCATTTATGTCAAGTTGCAAGTACCTTGTTTTATATACAAAAAAGGACTATAGATTAATCTCTATAATCCTCTTTACTATCTACTCACTCCTCTAATTCATTGTAATATTTTTCATTTCCGTTTTTTTAAAAAGTAGTATATAGTTAAAAGTATATAAATGACGTTAATAATTTGAAATTTAAATAAATATCTAATATCGCTTGGTATATTATTTTTAAGCTATGTTAGATAATTATTTGATATTTTTAACATACTTTAATTCACAATATATAACAATTACGAACTTAATTATATTATATATGATTAATCACGAAGTTAGATAACAGAGCCAAATTTTAATATAAGTAAGAATTAAACCATCACTTAGCTTATATATCTAATTGATGGTTTAATCCATAAAAAATTATCTCAGGCTAATGATATTTTTAGATAATTCATTAATACTATCAGATAGAGTTTGTAGCTTACCTTCAATCCTTACAAGTAAATACATACTAAGGGCTATAGGAAAGCCTACAGAAGCTATCAGAGTTTGTAAATCTGAATTCATAAATACACATCCTTTCAATGAATTTAGATATTAGAAAAGCTATGCCTAAAGCATAGCTTTTTATAGTTCTTATAACACTAAGTCATAAGGTGTAGTATCTGTAATGACAACTTTAGCTTCAACAGCTTGTACTATATCACCACCATTTGGAGCGAAGATATTTTTTGATACTATCAAATCCATAGCTGATTTTATTTCACCTTCTGTAATATCCTCTCTAGGATCATCTATTGATAAAGATACTTTTTTATCATCAGAAGTTTTAAAAGTCATTAAAAGTCTTTTAGTTTGTTCCATATTTGTACCTCCTTAAATTTAATAATTTTAAGCAACAGACTTTTTACTAAGCTAAAGTAGTGTTATCTATCTTAGCTATTTCAAGTTTTTCATATTCTTGAAGTTCTATTAAGGCTTCTGCAACGTCATACACATCTTGTGCAGTTGCATCATGTTTTAAGTTAGAGAATGTTTTACTTCTAACTTTTGTTTTTCCATCTTCCATACCTAAGTCTAGTTTTATTCTTAGGCTTGATGGGTTTTGCATTTCATTAACAGCCATATAGCCACCTCCATTTATTTATTTGAAGAGTAGTTTCTTCTTGATATTAAGTATAAAAAGAAAAGCTTTTAAGATATATTAAAATTTTTGAAAAAAATATTTTATAAAGAATTTATTATATGAGTATTATTAAAACCTTTAGATATAGCAGTATTTTTTAATTCAACAGCAGCAGACATATCTTTAAATTCACCTATACAAACTCTATAAAAGATACCATCATCAACTATTGATTTATTTACAAATGTTAGTAGTGATTTTGATATACTAGTTGCTATATTTTTTATATAAATATCTGATTTTAAAGAAGCTTCTACAGATGTATTAGATATAAAGTCTATTTCTATTAATAGTGCTGGCATTTTAGTTTTTTTGAGTACTGAAAAGTTTTTTGATATTTTTACACCACGATTAGGTGTATTTATATCTTTTGATAAGTTAGTGCATATATCTTTTGATAGGGTATATAGTTTGCTTTTTTCGTCATATACCCATACTTCAACTCCTTTAGCAGATTTATTGGTTGATGAGTTCATGTGTATGCTTACAAAGTAGTCACAGTTTTCTTTGTTTGCTTTTGAGCTTCTATGATCTAGTGAGTAGTATTTGTCATATTCACGTGTGGTTATTACTTTTTCAAAGGCTTGTTCTAGGTTATTCTTTATTAGCATTCCTATTTTTAATACTGTATCACTTTCTTTTGTTTTGTTTGTTCCAAGTGCGCCTGGATCTTTTCCTCCATGTCCAAAGTCTAGATACCATTTCATAGTATTACCTCCTACATTGTTTTAGTAAATTTGATTTTTATAATAATTTATTATAGGATTGTTTAAATAGTATATTAAAAGATTTTATAAATTTAGTAGGATGGTTTGATTTTCTTATAGAATATATAGTTATAATGTTTTGAGGGGGGGGATTTTAGTGTTGGATAATTTGACTAGAGATGATCTACCTGATAGTGTTATGGATATTGTTGATATTATAGGGATTGACGCTTTTAAGGATTTGGTTAGGCTTGCTGGTGGGGGTAATTTATATATTCCTAATGAGAGTAGTCTTGTTAAGTCTTTTAGGAACAAAAAGATTAGGGAAGTTTTTGATGGTGATTATAAGTCTATTTCTAGAAAGTTTGGTATTAGTGAAGCTCAGGTTAGAAATATTGTTAATTATAAGTGAGCTAATTTTTTATGGTGAGTCGTGTTTATAGACAGTGATTAAGAAATGACGAATCCTTTTTATTTAGACAAGATATTCTTAGATAAGGTATTTTAGGTATATATGCTTCGCATAAGTGATTTGTAGTAGGTAATGAATTGATAAGTTAAACCTTCGGTTATTCAGCCCCGGTATGGTGCAAACTTACACTTCATAAAAACTAAGGCATACAAGGTGATGCTACATTTTAGCTCATATGTTTAGAGGATTTTAAAATTCTAATATGAGCTAAAATGTAGCTTTATTTATGTGCTAACTATTTATTCCGTTTCAGCTTGAACCATACTTCCCGCCGCGCGCTCTGCTCCCCCTCCACCAATCCCTTTTATCTTTATATAAGATGAGTGAGTATGGTTTTATATAAGTTAAAGATTCTATTTAGATAAAGTTA
This genomic stretch from Tissierellales bacterium harbors:
- a CDS encoding M56 family metallopeptidase, which translates into the protein MNKGISIIFYIVLYMSFLSTFVALLIMLIRLILGKKLSAFFSYSLWSLLLVRLIVPITFASESSMFNYLPSINDMQIIYKNSNKNIQLENYYKLNHDIVSNGTQVDNNLIPIIWIMITIALIIVLSTSYILSINKFKEAIRYNTKETANIIELLNGKNIRIYTVEWIDTPVVCGVFNPKIIIPTYITKDKNKDILKAVLLHEVVHIKRKDNLIKLISIFIACLHWFNPIVWIALVLYHTDMERACDEKVMQITKGKFKKKYAEALLSFTVDKSNIIAASTIAFGESNVKKRIKRVLKYKKTKFIAKSATIVIFFSVLFLTISDSNKNIVQINLKSLEENRQERWIDIDNISPFIIKAVVLSQDQKFYYHNGVDLISIARSSINNLILKKDTQGASTITMQLIKNVCDYNNINVLEKKRTQLYSAIQLEKNYSKDEIIEAYLNVIYFGRNIIGIKDAAQFYFNKTPLELTKEESAKLISILDNPKEYDLVDKKENNERKAKVIIDKINKSNMEECS
- a CDS encoding BlaI/MecI/CopY family transcriptional regulator, producing MIEIKLSDSEMKFMNLIWDNAPINSTELVRIVEASLGWKKSTTYTVLRRLSQRGILKNENAVVSYLVEREEVQQTKGDEILGKIYGGSIKMFLASFLNKNKISKKEAKELANMIEEYIDKDE
- a CDS encoding YvrJ family protein, encoding MNSDLQTLIASVGFPIALSMYLLVRIEGKLQTLSDSINELSKNIISLR
- a CDS encoding DUF2922 domain-containing protein translates to MEQTKRLLMTFKTSDDKKVSLSIDDPREDITEGEIKSAMDLIVSKNIFAPNGGDIVQAVEAKVVITDTTPYDLVL
- a CDS encoding DUF1659 domain-containing protein: MAVNEMQNPSSLRIKLDLGMEDGKTKVRSKTFSNLKHDATAQDVYDVAEALIELQEYEKLEIAKIDNTTLA
- a CDS encoding N-acetylmuramoyl-L-alanine amidase; translated protein: MKWYLDFGHGGKDPGALGTNKTKESDTVLKIGMLIKNNLEQAFEKVITTREYDKYYSLDHRSSKANKENCDYFVSIHMNSSTNKSAKGVEVWVYDEKSKLYTLSKDICTNLSKDINTPNRGVKISKNFSVLKKTKMPALLIEIDFISNTSVEASLKSDIYIKNIATSISKSLLTFVNKSIVDDGIFYRVCIGEFKDMSAAVELKNTAISKGFNNTHIINSL
- a CDS encoding Mor transcription activator family protein translates to MLDNLTRDDLPDSVMDIVDIIGIDAFKDLVRLAGGGNLYIPNESSLVKSFRNKKIREVFDGDYKSISRKFGISEAQVRNIVNYK